A stretch of DNA from Triticum dicoccoides isolate Atlit2015 ecotype Zavitan chromosome 2A, WEW_v2.0, whole genome shotgun sequence:
TGTGTGTGTATCTTGTACATCATATAGAAACATCCTTTGTTGGGTAAAACAAGACAAAGCGACGCTATTGCCCTAGCGACAGAGGGACCGGACCGACTCTTGTGTAGTATCTAGCTTACAGTTACAATATCACCTCACAACAATACACGAGACGTCTTGGGTGCTGGATGTTCCTCTTCTGTCCAGTCGTCTCTCTTGGTGGGCACACAAATTATTGTCGACGGAGTACACTTGACATTCATAGTATGGTACAAGAGCAGCGAGTGGTCTTAGGCAACTTGTTCGTCTTCTTGTCTGACACAAACAAGTTAACATAATTCAGCAAAATGAACGAGACAATAAATTTAACATAATTcaacataaatttaaccaacgtgggcgactgcggcgggagcaaaaattaaaaTGGGATATTTTTTGCTCCCGCCGCGGTCGCccacgttggttaaatttatggtcaaacttaAATCTCGAAAAGCGCGggcgcactacattatggaatggagggagtataacatTGCATCCAACAGCGTCCTATCTGTTTGAAGAAGCAGAATATTACGTGCTGTAACGAGACATGCATTTCAATGTAATTTCCGCTAATTTCTGCTGTACTGGTCAAGTGGTTATTAGAGGGGATTAGACAGAAACCAAATCTGTGATCTGGCATTGTCGGGAAAGACAAGAATTTCATCTACGAATTACGGGACAGACAACAGGCTCACCAAACTGATTTCTCATGGACAGAAGCGCAGAGCTCTGActttcatgtcaacattttcatatttCATCcacaatcatttttttcttcagagaaTCTAATGAACATTATTTTTCCGCGTGCAGATTCCACACATATGATGGCACATTAGTGATAGAATGAATGGTAGAAAGGAAACAAATGACTGACATGCACCCATTGCAATTTTAAGACACAACTTGGATGGTGAAACAATGTTAATCAGTCTAAGTCAGACACATGGGAAGATTCAGCAAGTCATAAGCAATGCTTTACACAAATATTACAAAGTTGCAGCTTACCTGGTTTTGACTTTGCGGATGATGGCTGGACAACGACATGCATTGTTATAACAGTGCTGGGAAGATCACCAAAAGGTGCTCTGCACTGTGCAATATTCTTGTCATTTTCTAGAATTTTGCCTCCACTTATCAGTTTCACATCATTAGCACTCTTTGGGACAATTGTTTTATCTACAAGCAGAATCATTACAGAATTAGAAATATTACACAAGCAGCGGAGGAGATATAACTATTCTTGGGGAAAAAAATTCAGAAATGCAGTACGAAAGTACATATGCAGCAAACTACCTAAAACCTTGGCAAAAATGCTACCCATACATCTTAAAATGCAGGATTTTAGGAATTTTATTACATCAAGTTGAACAAAAATATTAACAGCAGCTAAATACAATTAGAACAGTTATCTTTACTGAAGCAATCACGACATAATAAGAAGACAAATCACGGCATGTGCCTTGTGTGCAGGTAGGGTAGAAAGATGCATTGGTAATAGGGAAGCCAAGGCAGGATAAATTTTAAGGCAATGCTATGCAGAAGCggtaaagctgttgccttgtgaccatgaggtcacgggttcgagtcctggaaagagcctcttgcagaaatgtagggaaaggctgcgtacaaaagacccaaagtggtcggacccttccccgaacCCTGCACAAGCAGGAGCTTCGTGCACCGGGCTGCCCAATGCTATGCAGAAGTTAAGTTCGGATCAACAAGAATGTTCCATAATATCAGATCCTAAGCAAAGTTCCTGTCCCATTTGACAATATTGCCTTTTGAGAGAATTGCAAGTTAGATGTCTTAAAATcataacgatcattagattcattgaTCCACAATAAAAGGGAGTACAAGCACACAAGACAGCAGAACTAAGCGATAAACAAATGGAAATATAAAAACAATATGGCAAAACGTAAGGCATATGCCATTTAACACAGCACAAATGTATGAACCCAGTTTTCACTCCCTACCAACAAAATAGATATGACATTCTTTTTAATATCCCCGTGGATGGAATTAGAATGTGATTAACACATGCTGGCTGCTGACAATGAAATACACAAGCTCAGATGAACGTTATGAGCTTCTCCAGTGTTTGTGGCTCCTAGAGCATCTTCCTGTTGGGCTCTCTGTGGTCTACTTCACAGCCTTCCTCTTTGGCTTACTATAGAGGCATAGAGTAATATTTTGAGCATCACACACTCACTATTGAACAATTTAAAAGATATCCTAAAGTGGAGTGCTGCGGTGCCCATTCAAGGAATTCCTGGAAATAGTTGCGCATTTGTTGGAAATCAGAGACATCCTACACATCATGTGTTGTCAACGTCCCACTTATCAAAACGGGCTATGGTAAAGCACATTAACATGTCTGCCTACCACTGGCGGAGCTTCTTGGAGGCCAAAGGGGGTTGTGACCCCCCCTTCCAAAAGTGCAAAAAAAATTGACTATTAAACATTTTTGTGCATTTCATCAGTGAAGTATATTGACTATAGAGCACCAAATCAATTTACCGGGCAGATATTCTACGTACAAAGCTAGCTACCCAAAGCAGCTTGATTGATATTTGTACTTGCAGCTCCTCGTACATAAAGCTTTATTCTAGATCGCCTTTTTTTAAATGATCGCTTCTCTCTGGAAGAAACTCTCCTCAACTTGCAACAGTGAAAATAAAAAACATATCGGAAGTCTTACTTTGTCTCTCATTTTTCCGGTACAACATCATCTATATCCCGTTTTGATTTCACCTCATCTCTACATGCATGGCGATTTGATTTTCTAATCATCCTCCTAATTCTCAGTTTTATTTCTCCCTTTCACAGCTTGGACTGTCAACCGCCGCCCGGCCGCCACACCAGCTGCTGCATCTGCGCATGGAACATCTTGTGCTGCTGCGCGCCACCGCCAAAATGGCCAGCCAACGACCGCAAATGAGCCAAACTGCCAAAGGATGCAAGGAGCAAGATATATTCGATTGATATGTAATTTTGTGTGAGTTGGTCTTGA
This window harbors:
- the LOC119354985 gene encoding membrane-anchored ubiquitin-fold protein 4-like, whose translation is MAQGEETKVEGTREEERADAGAGAEEEEVEVKFRLFDGSDIGPIRCNAAATTVAALKDRVVADWPKDKTIVPKSANDVKLISGGKILENDKNIAQCRAPFGDLPSTVITMHVVVQPSSAKSKPDKKTNKLPKTTRCSCTIL